From the genome of Candidatus Spechtbacterales bacterium, one region includes:
- a CDS encoding type II secretion system F family protein has protein sequence MLFKYKAKNPEGETREGETEAASQLDLARALRDEGFYLIDVEVMGDDGENSGSGVQKLAKLDLNVFVEKIKGVSLEEKMMFSRNLSVMISSGIDISRALEVLEKQSQSPTFKRTIKKISKDLQSGKNFSDAVAEHPKIFGTLYSSMVKAGEVSGNLDGTLEVLASQLEKQHELRSKVRGAMVYPAVIIIAMIGIGILMMIMVVPQLKSIFGDLGVDLPVTTQAIITVSDFLTVYWWAVLAALPFFIFLLKKFLSTENGKRSLSFLVLHIPLFKELSHKINNAAFARTLSSLISGGVPILEGLGIVSETLNNVYYRESLESATEEVKKGKNLYEVLDGYSKLYTPLMLEMIQVGEESGKLSDLLSRVAEFYEREVSDTTDNMSSIIEPILMLFIGGAVGFFAISIMQPIYGMLGSA, from the coding sequence ATGTTATTTAAATACAAAGCAAAAAATCCTGAAGGAGAAACCAGAGAAGGGGAAACGGAAGCTGCGAGCCAGCTTGACCTTGCCCGTGCTTTGCGCGATGAGGGTTTTTATCTTATAGATGTAGAAGTTATGGGTGATGATGGTGAAAACAGCGGTTCCGGTGTACAGAAATTAGCCAAACTGGATTTAAATGTTTTTGTTGAAAAAATAAAAGGAGTTTCTCTGGAAGAGAAAATGATGTTTTCACGAAACCTCTCAGTTATGATATCCAGTGGCATAGATATTTCACGCGCTCTTGAGGTTTTGGAAAAACAGTCTCAGAGCCCCACCTTTAAAAGGACTATAAAAAAGATAAGCAAAGACCTTCAGTCGGGAAAGAATTTTAGCGACGCGGTAGCAGAGCATCCAAAGATTTTTGGGACTCTGTACTCAAGCATGGTAAAGGCCGGAGAAGTTTCCGGTAATTTGGACGGCACGCTTGAGGTTTTGGCCTCACAACTTGAAAAACAACACGAACTTAGGTCTAAAGTTAGGGGTGCCATGGTTTATCCGGCTGTTATTATAATAGCCATGATAGGAATAGGGATTTTAATGATGATAATGGTTGTCCCTCAACTTAAGTCAATTTTTGGAGACTTGGGTGTAGATTTGCCTGTTACCACACAGGCAATAATAACAGTAAGTGATTTTCTGACAGTATATTGGTGGGCTGTTTTAGCGGCATTGCCCTTTTTTATATTTTTACTTAAAAAATTTCTTAGCACCGAAAACGGAAAAAGGAGTTTATCTTTTTTGGTGTTGCACATACCTCTTTTTAAAGAATTATCTCATAAAATAAACAATGCCGCTTTTGCCAGAACACTTAGCTCTCTTATATCCGGAGGTGTCCCCATTTTGGAAGGGCTCGGCATAGTTTCTGAAACTCTAAATAATGTGTATTACCGTGAATCACTTGAGAGTGCTACAGAAGAAGTAAAGAAAGGAAAAAATCTTTATGAGGTTTTGGATGGTTACTCTAAGCTTTATACTCCTTTGATGTTGGAAATGATACAAGTAGGGGAGGAATCCGGAAAACTCTCAGATTTATTGAGTCGCGTCGCGGAGTTTTATGAGAGAGAGGTTTCGGACACTACAGATAACATGTCTTCAATAATAGAACCAATACTAATGCTTTTTATTGGGGGAGCTGTCGGATTTTTTGCTATTTCTATAATGCAGCCCATATACGGCATGCTTGGAAGTGCTTAA
- a CDS encoding ATPase, T2SS/T4P/T4SS family — translation MRITNKQLRAFIEDANLVEKPDLEKAFKEAEDKEKPLSDVLLSRKLIDEERIASLRAYIAGVPYLDLTKQKILPEVLHIIPEPIARKNNIIAYKRDGDNLDVAMTDPTDIQTVDFIRKKSGLNIIPRYTSHEGIKQALKLYEKSLEKEFEGLVGSEEKESELNESITTEGLQGDVAKDVPKKEDLKKEAEELPIIRIVDSILRHAISQRASDIHIEPEEKDVLVRYRIDGILHDAMILPKKVQDGVVARIKILSNLRLDEHRLPQDGRFTIKTDDSRVSFRVSMLPVYDGEKVVLRLLPEGSKGSNLEERGYRGEALERLQHAMQKPLGMILATGPTGSGKTTNLYTVLDILNKPGVNISTVEDPIEYRMPRINQTQIKPEIGLTFANGLRALVRQDPDIIMVGEIRDNETASLAINAALTGHLVLSTIHTNSAAGAMPRLMDMDQEPFLISSTLNIAIGQRLVRKLCPDGREKYKLSKKEVESLGKSVNLDRLLEVMKKEKVIGKSDTWESIEFYKPKPSDNCPDGYSGRMGIFEVLEVSESIKKLINESATTDAIEEQAKKEGMLTMLEDGVMKAVQGITTLEEILRVTSE, via the coding sequence ATGCGCATTACCAACAAACAACTGAGGGCGTTTATAGAAGACGCTAATCTTGTTGAAAAACCTGATTTGGAAAAAGCATTTAAAGAGGCGGAAGACAAAGAAAAGCCGCTTAGCGATGTCCTGCTTTCCAGAAAGCTAATAGATGAAGAGAGGATAGCTTCGCTTAGGGCATATATAGCGGGTGTTCCGTATTTGGATCTTACAAAACAGAAGATTCTGCCCGAGGTTCTGCATATAATCCCCGAGCCAATTGCCCGCAAAAACAACATTATAGCCTACAAAAGAGATGGGGATAATTTGGATGTCGCAATGACAGACCCTACGGATATACAGACTGTAGATTTTATTAGAAAAAAATCAGGACTTAATATAATTCCGCGCTATACGAGCCACGAAGGAATTAAGCAGGCTTTAAAATTGTACGAAAAGAGTCTTGAAAAAGAGTTTGAAGGATTGGTAGGATCTGAAGAAAAAGAATCTGAATTAAATGAAAGTATTACAACAGAAGGACTGCAGGGCGATGTAGCAAAAGATGTCCCCAAAAAAGAAGATCTTAAAAAAGAAGCCGAAGAGCTTCCTATAATAAGAATTGTAGACTCCATATTGCGCCACGCAATATCACAGCGGGCAAGTGATATACACATTGAACCTGAAGAAAAAGATGTTTTGGTTCGTTACAGAATAGATGGAATATTGCATGATGCCATGATATTGCCCAAAAAAGTTCAGGATGGGGTTGTCGCGCGAATAAAGATTTTGAGTAATTTACGCTTAGACGAACACCGCCTTCCCCAGGATGGACGTTTTACAATAAAAACCGATGATTCAAGGGTTTCATTCCGTGTTTCCATGCTCCCTGTTTATGATGGAGAAAAAGTGGTACTACGTCTTTTACCCGAAGGCTCCAAAGGTTCTAACTTGGAGGAGAGGGGTTACAGGGGAGAGGCTCTTGAGAGATTGCAACATGCGATGCAAAAACCCTTAGGTATGATATTAGCTACGGGTCCCACCGGATCAGGTAAAACAACGAATTTGTATACAGTGTTAGATATATTAAATAAACCGGGTGTAAACATCTCTACCGTTGAGGATCCTATAGAGTATAGAATGCCCAGAATTAACCAGACCCAAATTAAACCCGAAATCGGGCTTACATTTGCCAATGGGTTACGCGCGCTTGTTCGTCAGGACCCCGATATTATCATGGTGGGAGAGATTCGCGATAATGAGACCGCGAGTTTGGCGATAAATGCCGCTTTAACCGGACACCTGGTATTATCTACCATACACACCAATAGCGCCGCGGGAGCGATGCCACGACTTATGGACATGGACCAGGAGCCTTTTTTGATATCATCAACTCTTAATATTGCCATAGGACAGCGTCTTGTTAGAAAATTATGTCCCGACGGCAGAGAAAAATATAAATTATCTAAAAAAGAGGTAGAGTCTTTGGGTAAGAGTGTGAATTTAGACAGGCTTTTGGAGGTAATGAAAAAAGAAAAGGTTATTGGAAAAAGTGATACATGGGAATCTATAGAATTTTATAAACCTAAGCCGTCTGATAATTGTCCGGATGGGTACAGTGGAAGGATGGGGATTTTTGAAGTTCTTGAGGTTAGCGAGTCTATTAAAAAATTAATAAACGAAAGCGCCACCACAGACGCGATAGAAGAACAGGCAAAGAAGGAGGGCATGTTAACAATGTTAGAGGACGGCGTTATGAAGGCGGTTCAAGGGATAACAACTCTGGAAGAGATACTCAGAGTAACTAGTGAATAA
- a CDS encoding response regulator, whose translation MARKILFIEDEEYLQMTLGERLKEEGYEILTALDGELGLETAQKEQPDLILLDLILPKKDGFEVLEELKKSEELEHIPVIVLTNLEESRDIQRVLDAGATTYLVKANYEMEEVVKKIKNVLHE comes from the coding sequence ATGGCAAGAAAAATTTTGTTTATAGAAGATGAAGAATACCTACAGATGACTCTTGGGGAGCGTCTAAAAGAAGAGGGTTATGAGATACTCACCGCGCTTGACGGGGAATTGGGTTTGGAAACTGCTCAAAAAGAACAACCCGACCTTATATTGCTTGACCTCATACTTCCCAAAAAGGATGGATTTGAGGTTTTGGAAGAGTTAAAGAAAAGTGAAGAGCTGGAGCACATACCTGTCATAGTGCTTACCAATCTTGAGGAAAGCAGGGACATACAGAGAGTGCTTGATGCCGGGGCTACTACATATTTAGTAAAAGCAAACTATGAGATGGAAGAGGTGGTAAAGAAGATAAAAAATGTACTACACGAATAA
- a CDS encoding response regulator has translation MSKKILFAEDEEVLLRSLTEILTQEGYDVTGVMDGESAIEQVTKNNPDLILLDLILPKKDGFEVLKSLKAGETTKHIPVIVLTNLESLGDISRALEAGASAYLVKANYDLEDVLKKIEAVLGT, from the coding sequence ATGTCAAAAAAAATATTGTTTGCTGAGGATGAAGAAGTTTTGTTAAGATCTCTTACGGAAATACTTACTCAAGAGGGGTATGATGTAACAGGCGTAATGGATGGCGAGAGTGCTATTGAACAAGTAACGAAAAATAACCCCGACCTTATACTGCTTGACCTCATACTTCCAAAAAAGGATGGATTTGAGGTTCTAAAATCTCTTAAAGCGGGTGAAACTACAAAACACATACCAGTAATTGTACTTACCAACTTAGAATCACTTGGAGATATATCCCGCGCGCTTGAAGCGGGCGCGTCTGCTTACCTTGTTAAGGCAAATTACGACCTGGAGGATGTGCTTAAGAAAATAGAAGCTGTTTTAGGAACTTAG
- a CDS encoding HAMP domain-containing sensor histidine kinase produces the protein MKTRREKIIDQIFFWRECKEYGLSVWVCPNFLFLVMGILTIVGMLATYEISQGFTEEGFAALLVALVALVIFVPGSIIVQSFEKMATANRMKTEFVSIVSHQLRSPSSAVKWSLNLLMGNRLGDLTPKQKEYLDLVHYNNERMIKLVNDLLNISRIEKGELFLNQNELDVAELIKKVVDSLSPLAKSSNINLNFNPPHNGELKVYGDEVYVGVVIYNLVDNAIRYSKKEGDVEVKAFLIEDKKVRVEVKDNGVGIPKKEQALIFQKFFRSKNIAKHQSDGTGIGLFIAKAVVEQMGGAIGFSSKEDEGSTFWFEVPTGQRKSKKTFI, from the coding sequence ATGAAGACAAGGCGTGAAAAAATTATAGATCAGATCTTTTTTTGGCGTGAATGCAAGGAGTATGGATTAAGTGTTTGGGTTTGCCCTAACTTCCTTTTTTTGGTAATGGGTATTCTTACCATAGTAGGAATGTTAGCAACCTACGAGATTTCACAAGGGTTTACTGAGGAAGGTTTTGCAGCTCTGTTAGTCGCGTTAGTCGCGCTTGTTATATTTGTACCGGGAAGCATAATAGTTCAAAGTTTTGAGAAAATGGCTACCGCAAATAGGATGAAGACAGAGTTTGTGAGTATAGTCTCACACCAGTTGCGTTCTCCCTCATCCGCAGTAAAGTGGTCTTTGAATCTTTTAATGGGCAACAGGTTGGGTGATTTAACCCCGAAACAGAAAGAGTATTTGGATCTTGTTCATTATAATAACGAAAGAATGATAAAACTTGTTAACGATCTTTTAAATATTTCAAGAATAGAAAAGGGCGAGTTATTTTTAAATCAGAATGAGTTAGATGTAGCGGAGTTAATAAAGAAGGTGGTTGATTCTCTATCTCCCTTGGCAAAGTCAAGTAATATCAACTTAAACTTCAATCCTCCTCATAACGGGGAGCTTAAAGTTTATGGAGATGAAGTTTACGTAGGGGTTGTTATCTATAATCTTGTAGACAATGCTATACGATACAGTAAAAAAGAGGGGGACGTTGAGGTAAAAGCCTTTTTAATAGAGGATAAAAAGGTGCGCGTTGAGGTCAAGGATAATGGTGTGGGTATTCCCAAGAAAGAGCAAGCATTAATATTTCAAAAGTTTTTTCGTTCAAAAAATATTGCCAAACATCAAAGCGACGGAACAGGGATAGGTCTTTTCATAGCCAAAGCTGTGGTTGAACAAATGGGAGGGGCGATAGGTTTTTCTTCAAAAGAAGACGAGGGCTCAACTTTTTGGTTTGAAGTTCCAACAGGACAAAGGAAGAGTAAAAAAACTTTTATATAA
- a CDS encoding tetratricopeptide repeat protein — MQKEQNSKLKSKKSWTFDKMALYALVFLMPTFFLTATLSPVGINKQLFAGTLLIALLIYVLAKFLASGKITLPPKHLSITALAVFIAVLLAGLFSQARSISFFSTTPDSVFWVGTYVVAFFAGVVSLRSVKSIKTLSVFYLAGMVLVSVISVLQLVGIFIFPFSFSKDVGFNPVGSVFAFGFLLAAALVAVLTFLNTVRVDNKKVRVILWTTALFFTLILLQINLWSIWLAIAIAAVLTVLVAGSKMVAKKDATLKPLFIPFGMIMISLFFIIVGAQFPTFIANTAEVGLSLDRTVDIAGKSMSAGRWAVGTGPGTFAYNYSLHRPLEINQTDFWGVRFGQGHSALSTYISTLGIPAVLLVLIFLGMFFVSSLKGSFYASRLTSKKDSKDNFLNGIALGAIGVAAVLAAAMFVYKGNVVLHLFLFMAMGVALSSLIKLGAVAGIKLDMTKKPQVMIISSLAALLVISGAFGGLYILGQRYVAQVYLAQAVKNYQENQDLNQAIDKLQRALDTNSSDDSILRVTSQALVLRLGEIINSEDLTEQEISTQFENTLRAAVSVSTKATKLNPKDVQNWEQLGVVYGNLIGFVDGAAELAVNAYEEARVLDPNNPSLPLAVARVYLTNAYVLQNQLSALTQGQDSSVQLEQELVNKRTASLNRSVEYIEEALRLKPDYISASFLLASAYQRLGELDKAIIETEQLARIAPRDPNMAFQLGLLYYQNDEFEKAVVELERSISLASDQFANARYYLGLTYNQLNRGEDAIRQFERLSQDNPGNQLVERILNNLRSGRGALEDVLQPDTTPPIEDTGGAEDEPPLPF; from the coding sequence ATGCAAAAAGAACAAAATAGTAAACTAAAAAGCAAAAAGAGTTGGACCTTTGACAAAATGGCGCTTTACGCGTTGGTCTTTTTGATGCCAACCTTTTTTCTTACCGCAACACTGTCTCCGGTAGGTATAAATAAGCAACTTTTTGCGGGCACCCTGCTTATAGCACTGCTTATATATGTGCTTGCCAAATTTCTGGCTTCAGGTAAAATTACGCTTCCACCAAAGCACCTAAGCATAACAGCGTTAGCTGTTTTCATAGCAGTTTTGTTAGCAGGTCTTTTTTCTCAGGCGCGAAGCATAAGTTTTTTTAGCACAACTCCGGACTCTGTTTTTTGGGTAGGTACGTATGTAGTAGCCTTTTTTGCCGGAGTGGTATCTCTGCGGAGCGTTAAGAGTATTAAAACCTTATCTGTTTTTTATTTGGCAGGTATGGTTTTGGTTTCTGTGATCTCTGTTTTACAGTTGGTGGGTATTTTTATTTTTCCTTTTAGTTTTTCAAAAGATGTCGGGTTCAATCCGGTGGGTAGCGTATTTGCGTTTGGGTTTCTTTTAGCCGCTGCCTTAGTCGCTGTTTTAACTTTTTTAAATACAGTACGCGTAGACAATAAAAAAGTGCGTGTTATTCTTTGGACCACAGCTTTGTTTTTTACGTTAATTCTTTTGCAAATTAATTTGTGGAGCATATGGTTGGCCATAGCAATAGCTGCTGTTTTAACAGTTTTGGTTGCGGGTTCTAAAATGGTGGCAAAAAAAGACGCGACACTGAAACCCCTGTTTATTCCCTTTGGAATGATAATGATTTCTCTCTTCTTTATAATTGTCGGGGCGCAATTTCCTACATTTATTGCGAACACAGCGGAGGTTGGCCTGTCCCTAGATAGAACAGTAGATATCGCCGGTAAATCTATGTCTGCGGGAAGGTGGGCGGTTGGAACGGGTCCCGGAACATTTGCTTATAACTACTCTCTGCACAGACCACTGGAGATTAATCAGACAGATTTTTGGGGAGTGCGATTTGGACAGGGACACTCGGCTTTATCTACATACATATCAACACTCGGAATCCCCGCAGTGCTTCTCGTCTTAATATTTTTAGGTATGTTTTTTGTAAGTTCCCTAAAGGGTTCTTTTTATGCGAGCAGGTTAACATCTAAAAAAGACTCCAAGGACAACTTTTTGAATGGCATCGCCCTGGGGGCCATAGGGGTCGCCGCAGTGTTGGCTGCAGCCATGTTTGTATATAAGGGCAACGTTGTTTTACACCTGTTTCTTTTTATGGCTATGGGAGTTGCTTTGAGTTCGTTGATAAAACTCGGAGCCGTGGCTGGTATTAAACTTGATATGACCAAAAAACCACAAGTTATGATAATTTCTTCTTTGGCTGCTCTTTTAGTAATTAGCGGGGCATTTGGAGGTCTTTATATTTTGGGACAAAGATATGTTGCACAGGTTTATCTTGCCCAGGCTGTAAAAAATTATCAAGAAAATCAAGATTTGAATCAGGCAATAGACAAACTGCAAAGAGCTTTAGATACAAATTCTTCGGATGATTCAATCCTGAGAGTTACATCCCAGGCGCTTGTGCTAAGACTGGGAGAAATTATAAACAGTGAGGATCTTACAGAGCAGGAAATAAGTACTCAGTTTGAAAATACGCTTCGCGCGGCGGTTTCAGTCTCCACTAAAGCCACCAAGCTAAACCCAAAAGATGTTCAAAACTGGGAACAACTCGGCGTTGTGTATGGAAATCTTATAGGTTTTGTGGATGGCGCAGCTGAACTCGCTGTAAACGCATACGAAGAGGCGCGGGTTTTGGATCCAAATAATCCCTCTCTTCCTTTAGCTGTCGCGCGAGTCTACCTGACTAATGCTTACGTTTTGCAAAATCAACTTTCAGCACTTACTCAAGGACAAGATAGCTCTGTGCAGTTAGAACAGGAACTTGTGAACAAAAGAACAGCTTCCTTAAATAGGTCTGTTGAATATATTGAAGAAGCACTAAGGTTGAAGCCAGACTACATATCAGCAAGTTTTCTGCTTGCTTCGGCTTATCAGCGATTGGGGGAACTGGATAAGGCAATTATAGAAACCGAGCAATTGGCAAGAATTGCTCCCCGTGATCCAAATATGGCATTTCAGTTAGGACTGCTTTATTATCAAAATGATGAATTTGAAAAAGCGGTGGTTGAATTGGAGCGCTCTATTTCTTTGGCATCAGATCAGTTTGCCAACGCTAGGTATTATTTGGGCTTAACGTACAACCAGCTGAACAGAGGAGAGGATGCCATACGACAATTTGAGCGTTTGTCTCAGGATAATCCGGGCAATCAGTTGGTCGAAAGAATATTGAATAATTTAAGAAGTGGGCGTGGAGCGCTGGAGGATGTGCTACAACCTGATACTACCCCTCCCATAGAGGACACCGGAGGCGCAGAGGATGAACCGCCACTTCCTTTTTAA